The Argentina anserina chromosome 5, drPotAnse1.1, whole genome shotgun sequence genome includes the window AATATGAGAAGATTTACTAGGTTCATATATAATTGGCTAGCTTTATCACTTGCATTTTGACTATTTGATGTTATTTTTTAAACATTGTTATGCAATTGATAGATTTTACAACTTTATAAtagtattattaatttattttatatatcaaattatatataaatattttttatttgccGTATCGGAGCCGTGTCGAAAGATGAGTTTTTGAGATTTGCCGTGTCGCCGTGTCGCGCCGTGTCGTGTCGCCGTGTCCGTGTCTGTGTCCATGCAACGTAGCTTAGATCTATCAATAGCACCATCACTGcttacaacatgtcaacatatatcgcatttaaacctatcatttattttctcaattgttttgagaacTCATAAGTACTTTAAAAGTTTGACTATTTCGACTTTGGctttctatttatgactttgtatttggtaatttggttgaagttatataagactttgaaattttatttctatttaacttatttgttattacttatttggattgggtctttaaattttttggccttaaatatgttggtacaagcccattaccaaccgtaccaaccgagtactaaccgtaccacttaattggtataccaacgttattggttggtataaattgtggatttttcataccaaatatatattggttggtatatggtattggaaaattaagactGGTATATCAACCAATCCAGCCCTAAAGAAATTATGAGTGCTTGACAAGaggaaaagagaaaattttgAAGAATTTTCAAAATGGCTATTTTGGCTTATCCAATCAgccatatatagttatatgcCTTCCAAACGTAGTATTGGATAGGTAGGAGACATCTCCTAAATCTCATCTGCTGTAGTTGCTCTTAGAAAAGGATTTGATTAACAATCCAATCCAACCCAATCATGCTACCAAACACAGCCTTGAATCCGTGCAGGTTTATTTGATGGATAAGGTAAAGGAGATTTCTTCCTTCCTATAATTGGTTTTACTAGTTACCAAAAGTAGAGATTTAGTCTCACTTTGGTTCTAACTCAGCCCTCACTCTCTCAGCATTATGTGGATCTTCTGCTGACCTCAATCTATGTTAGAACTTAGAACCACTCAGTCTGTTTGCTGGTAGCACTACACTTGTACGAAACAAATAGATGGTAAAGCAATCCTGTGAGTCATGCCTTATGCTTTTAATATGGAATCAGGATAAACATGATTTGGTACAGCAAAAACTTATTCTGTGTGAAGAGGCACATATAATATTTCCTACCAAATTCTATAGTTTTGGTAGCATACGAGCTACACATGCATTGCCCCTAAATAATCAAGGTCATAACATAGGATTACATTATAGGCTTCTAGCTATATAAACTGACGCCAACCAAACCATCTCCAACgccaaaataaaactatcaacTCCTCAAGCTTTTAATACTGCAACGATGAACTGTGATTCAATATACGTAGCAGCTCTCATATTTTTCATGCATTTTGTGTTTCTTACAACAAGCCATGGCAGGGTCTTCATCCCAACAGATGCCAGTCTCATTGAAAACACATGCTGGAGAACACCAAATCACAAGCTTTGTATCTCTTCCCTCAAAGAAGACCCCCGGAGCCGTGATGCGGATGTCACAGGCTTGGCTCTCATAATGGTAGATGTTGTCAAGGCTAAGGAAACTGAATGTGCATATCGAATCAATCATTTGCTTAAGCAGAGGCCTGGAGATCAATCCTTAAGCTCCTGCGCAAGCCAATACGATACCGTTATAGATGTTCTTATCCCTAGTGTCAATCAAGCTTTAACCCTAGGGAACCCTAAGTTTGCAGAGGATGGCATGAACGGCACCGCTGTCGAGGCTGAGTCATGTGAAGATTACTTTTCAGGCCATTCTCCAATGACAGATTTAAACAAAGCTTCTGAGGATGTTGCAGCTGTGGCTGCAGCAATTGTCAGAATATTGCTTTAATGCTGAGGAGCTGGACGTAAGGGCTTAGCAGGGAGATCTGTAACGGCAGTATTCCCTATCCGAATTGGATTCTGGCAGCGGTTGCTCTACTTTTTCTCACTAGTATCTGAGGGTGATCTGAGACTGCGTTTCTTGAAGAAACTTATCACAATTTTCTGCATTTCTCTCTTGTATTTAGTT containing:
- the LOC126795397 gene encoding cell wall / vacuolar inhibitor of fructosidase 1-like encodes the protein MNCDSIYVAALIFFMHFVFLTTSHGRVFIPTDASLIENTCWRTPNHKLCISSLKEDPRSRDADVTGLALIMVDVVKAKETECAYRINHLLKQRPGDQSLSSCASQYDTVIDVLIPSVNQALTLGNPKFAEDGMNGTAVEAESCEDYFSGHSPMTDLNKASEDVAAVAAAIVRILL